TTCGGATTTTGAACTCGCGATCCAGCTCGGCGCGACCTATGTGCGCGTCGGCTCGGCGATCATGGGACATCGGGACTACAAGCAGCCCTGATCCGAATCTCGTAATCCTTCATCCCACGACGATCGCCGCCCCGCGCGCCAGACGCGGGACGAGACGCGCCATATCCCGCGCCCGGAGCGCCACGCAGCCCGCTGTCGGCTCCAGCGTTTTCGTCGCGATGTGGAAGAAAATGGCGCTGCCGCGCCCTCTTACCCGCGGCGAGAGATTGTAGTCCATCACGCCGACGACGTCGTAGAGCCTGTCTTTCCGCCACATATCTTCGTGGCTCAGGCACGAGGGCGCGCGTAACCGGCGATTATAGAGAAAGCTCCCTGCGTCGTCGCACCAGATGTCGTCGCCACGGGTCAGCCGCCACGGCGCGCGCAGCGGAGCGGGTTTTCGCAGATAGAAGCGCAGCAGCCGCCAGCGTCCGGCCGGGGTCGCGCCGTCGCCCTCCCGCTTGTCGCGGGTGATCCCGGCCCGGCCGATCGCACAGGGAAAGACGCGCGCGCCGGCGACGAGCCGCGCCTCATGCGGCTTTCCGCCGACGCGCCGCGCGACGTATAGCCGGGAGATGTTTGTTGCGCGCATATTTTTGATGGACGACAATCGCAGCTCCGCTTTTCGCCACCTTAGCAGAGTTCGCCGCGCGCATGACCCGCAGTCTCTTCGTCTCCGCCGGCCCCGGGCTTTTGGCGAGCTTCGCCGAGCCGTTCGAGGCGTTCGGCGGCTGTCATCTGCGCGCGGTCGACGGGACGGCGCCCCCCGGACCGCCCTGGCCGCAGGCGGCGCTTCTCGACGGAGCCTATTGCGACGCCCCCGCCCTCGCCCGTCGACTCCGCGCCGCCGGCTTTCCCGGGACCGTCATTTTAATTGACGCGGCCGCGCCCGAGGCGACCGCCTCCTTCGACCGGCCCTTTCGTCTGGCGGATCTCCTTGCGCTGATCGATGCGCCGCCCGGCGCAGCGGAGGGCGGCGCGCCGCTGACGGAGAAAGAAACGGCGATTCTGGCGAGGCTCGCACAAGCTGGCGGCGCAACCCTGTCCAAGGCGGCCCTTCTCGCCGATGTCTGGGGCTACGGCCCCAATGTTTCGACGCGCACGCTCGAAACGCATATCCACCGTTTGCGGCGCAAGATCGAGGCGGACCCTAAGCGCCCGTTAAAGTTGTTGACGGAAGATGGCGGCTACCGACTCGCGAATGCCGCAAAAGAAAATTTTTCAAAGCCAAATTCGCCATAAAAAAAGCAGCACATAGGCGTTTGTGAACTCGCAATGACGCTCGACGACGATATCGACAATCTGACGCGCATCCCGCTTTTCGCGATTTTCGAAGCGGCCGCTTTGCGCAATCTCGCCTTCGCCTCGGAGACTCGGCTGCTGCGCGCGGGCGACGTGCTTTTCAGGCGGGGCGAAGAGTCCGACGGCGGATACATTCTCACAATGGGGTCGGTCGGGCTCGCGACGCATGAGGACGGCCGTCCGCCAGCCCACATTCTCCGGCCATGGGCGCTGATTGGCGAAATGGCGCTCGTCGCGCCCTCAACGCGTCCTGTGACGGCGCGGGCGATGGAGCCGACGACCGTTCTGAAAATCGGTCGCGCCATATTCCATCAGATTTTGGAGCAACATCCCGCGACGGCGGCGCGCGCGCGCGACTTTTTTCGCGAGCGGCTCGTCGATTTCTCGCGTCACGCCGCGTCCGGCCTCGCCTCGCATGAATAGATTCACGTTATAAAGCAAATTCCCGCCCGACCTCTCGACACCGACCGATTCAGGTTTAGATTAGTTTTATTGACGCGTGACCGAGCGGGCCAACTTCATCGCGTCAAAATTTTGCCCGCTAACGGGAGGTGTTTATGCGTAAGAGCCTGAAATTGGCCCTCGCCGGCTCGCTGCTCGGCGCCATGACGGCGACGGCGATCCCTACGGAAGTTTCGGCCGGCCCGATGGGCGTGGCCCCGCCCTCGACCGTCGGTCTCTCGGCGCCGGTCGACAAGGTCTGGTATCGCCGTTGGGGCGGCGGATATGGCTATCGCGGCTATGGCTATCGTGGGGGCTATCGCCCTTATTACGGCGGCTATTACCGTCGCGGCAATCCGGGCGCCGCGGTCGCAGCCGGCGTCGGCCTCGGCCTTCTGGGAGCCGGTCTCGCTGCTTCCAGCGGCGGCTATTACGGCGGCTATTATCCTTATTACAACGGCGGCTACTACCCGTCTTACGGATATGGCTACGGCTATCCCTCCTACAATTATTGGGGCTGGTGAGCGCCCTCTTTCCAAGCGGATTTCCGACGGCGGCGCGACGATGCGCCGCCGTTTTTTTAACGCCTGCCGCTTATAGAATTTCGCCCGATTGAGCGCCGCCCGGCGCTCGCGCGCATAGAGGCAGGAATGGCGAAAGAAATCGCGACAACCCCGTATACCGACCAGCGCCCCGGCACGTCGGGACTGCGCAAGAAGGTTCCTGTCTTTCAGCAGCGCCATTATGTCGAGAATTTTGTCCAGTCCATCTTCGACTGTCTCGAGGATTATCAGGGACAGACGCTCGTCGTCGGCGGCGACGGCCGCTATTACAATCGCGAAGCCATACAGACGATCTTGAAGATCGCGGCCGCCAACGGCTTCGGCCGCGCGGTCGTCGGCCGGGGCGGCATCCTCTCGACGCCCGCCGTCTCCGCCCTTATCCGCTCCATCAAGGCCTTTGGCGGCATTGTGCTCTCCGCGAGCCACAATCCCGGCGGGCCGGACGGCGATTTCGGGATCAAATATAACGTCGCCAATGGCGGCCCCGCGCCCGAGAAGGTGACGGACGCGATTTACGCGCGCACGAGAGAGATTGCGTCTTTCAAGATCGAAGAAGCGCCCGACGTCGACATCGACGCGCTCGGCGCCGCGCAGATCGGCGCGATGCGCGTGGAGATCGTCGACAGCGTCGAAAACTACGCCGCGCTGATGCAGACGCTCTTCGATTTCGACCGCATCCGCGACGCCTTTCGCGCCGGTTTCACCATTAAGTTCGACGCCATGTCGGCGGTGACCGGGCCTTACGCCAGCGCCATTCTCGAAGGCATGCTGGGAGCAGCGCCGGGCAGCGTCATGCATGGCGAGCCCCTGCCCGACTTTGGCGGCCACCATCCCGACCCCAATCTCGTGCACGCCGCGCATCTCTACGATCTCGCAATGTCCGCGAAAGCGCCGGATCTCTGCGCGGCTTCGGACGGCGACGGCGATCGCAATCTCATTATCGGCCGCAACCGTTTCGTCACGCCCTCCGACAGTCTCGCCATTCTCGCCGCCAACGCCCATCTCGCGCCGGGCTACAAGAACGGCGTCGCCGGCATCGCCCGCTCCATGCCGACCAGCGCCGCCGCCGACCGCGTGGCGGAAAAGCTCGGCATCGGCATTTACGAAACGCCCACGGGCTGGAAATTCTTCGGCAATCTGCTCGACGCCGGACTTGTGACCATTTGCGGCGAAGAAAGCGCCGGCACGGGCTCCAACCATGTGCGCGAGAAGGACGGGCTCTGGGCCGTGCTGCTCTGGCTCGACGTGCTTGCGGCGCGCAAGCAGAGCGTCGATGCGATCGTGCGCGAACATTGGGCGACTTACGGCCGCAACTATTACTCGCGCCACGATTACGAAGAGGTCGAGGCCGACGGCGCCAATGCGCTTATCAAGACGCTGCGCGACGGCCTGCCCTCGCTGAAGGGCAAGACCTTCGGCGCGCTCGAGGTGAGGGACGCCGACGACTTCGCCTATCATGATCCTGTCGACGGTTCCGACTCCAGGAACCAGGGCGTTCGCGTGATGTTCGCGGATGGATCGCGCATCGTTTATCGCTTGTCCGGCACGGGTACGGCCGGCGCGACACTGCGCGTCTATATCGAGCGCTACGAGGCCGATCCCGCGAGGCAGTTCGTTGAAACGCAGGCGGCGCTCGCGGACCTCGTCGCGCTTTCGCGCGAGATCGCCGGGATCGAACGCTTTACGAAGCGTAACGCGCCGAGTGTGATAACCTAAGGCCGCTGAACCCCGCCTATGTCCCTGGAGTCGCCGTCATGAGAAAATCGTTGCCGTTGACCGCCGTCCTTTCAGCCCTCCTCGTCGGCTCGGCTTTTGCGCAAGGAACGCCTGAACAACGCCGCGCCTGCAAGGACGACGCGTATAAATACTGTCCTTACGACGTGCCCAATCCGCAGAAGACGGAAGCCTGCCTGCGCAAATATATGCAGGCGCTCAGCGCCGGCTGCCGCGCGCAATTCCATAAATAACCGATCCTCGCCATCCCGCGCGCATCAGGGCTATAAGGGCGCTCTGGCGGGAGCGGAAAATGAACGAAGCGAGCGCGAAGGCGCATTTTGTCGAACACGAGTCGCGCGCGGCCATTCTCGCCGAACTGCACGCCCGCCCGTTTCTACCGCTGCAGGCGCCGCGCCGCATCTATCATTTCGCCTTTGCGACGAATCATGAAGAGGCGGCGGCCGACCGCGCCGCCGTCGCCGCGCTCGCCCGGCTCGCCGGCGTCGAGGCGCCGGGCGCGGACGCCAAGTTCCACTATTTCGATTTTGGCGACTGGCGGCTGCGCTGGGAGCAGCATACGGAGTTCACCACTTACACATGGTCGACCGGCGCCGACGCCGAGACGCCCTTCGCGCATCCCGATCCGACGTCGCGCGGCGAAATCGAGTTCCGGCCGCCCGGCCGGCTGATCGTCGCGACGCATCTTTGCGTCGTCGATCGCGCCGTCTCGCTCGACGAATTGTCGGCGACGTTCAATTCGCAAAGTCTCTGCGTCATCGGGGTCGGCAAGGAGGCCGGCCATGCGCTCACCGATTTCGCGGTCGACGCTTTTGGCTTTACGCGCATGGCCGTCCGCATTCTGCATGCGCCGCCGCTGGAGACCGGACGTCTCGCGCAGCGCCTGCTCGAAGTCGAAACCTATCGCAGCATGGCCCTGCTCGGCCTGCCGCTGGCGCGCGCCGTCTCCCCCGACCTCACGACGATGGAGGAAGAGCTTTCGGAGATTACACATACGCTCTGCATGGACGAGCAGCATAACAATCAGGAACTGCTGAAGCGCCTGTCCGATCTTCTCGCCGCCAATGAAGCGCTGTCGACGCGCACGTCCTTCCGCTTCGGCGCCAGCCGCGCCTATCACAAGCTTGTGAAAAGCCGGTTGGAGCTGCTGCAGGAGACGAAAGAAGGCGCCTTTCCGACCGTCTCGCATTTTCTGAACGCGCGTCTCGATCCGGCGATCGAAACCTGCAACGCCGTGCAGGCGCGCCAGACCCGTTTCTCGACCGACGTCGCGCGCACGACCAATCTCATGCGCACAGGCATCACGCTGGATATGGAGCGTCAGAACGGCGCGCTGCTCGACGATATGGTTCGCCGCACGCGACTGCAGATGCGCCTCAATCGCATGGTGCAGGGCATCTCCGTCGCCGGCCTCGCTTATTATCTCGTCGGCCTCTTCGCTTTCGTCGCGAAAGGACTGAAGGAGGCGGGCGTCCTGCCGCCAAACCTTTCGGCCGACATGGTCGAAGCGCTCTCTGTTCCCTTGGCGCTGCTCGTATCCTGGGCCTTCATGGCGCGCGTTCGCGTGCTCTCCAACCGCGCCATGAAGGAGGAGCAGGTCGACTGACCTGCTCCGATGCGCGCTCAAACATTCGACGGCTTATAATCCGGATTGGCGGCTTTCTTGGCCGTGACGGCGCTGACTACTCGACGTCGAGCGGCGCAACTCCTTTCGGCGCGCCGTTCGCGCCCAATGTTATCTTCTCGACCCTCGTCTCGGCTTCGGCAAGGAGCTTCTCGCAGCGTTCCTGCAGCGCCTTGCCCCGCGCATAAAGGCGTACGGAATCGTCGAGCGAGACGGAGCCCTTCTCCAGCTCGGCCACGATGCGCTCCAGCTCCGCCATCGCCTTTTCGAAAGGCAGGGCGGCGGCGTCCTCACCGACTTTGTCTGTCTCGGTCATGCCCTTTTCCTAGCCCAGCCGCTCGCGCTTGGCTATGCGCGCCCGCGATCGTCAGGTTCCGCATGGCCGACGATCCGCGAAATCGCCGGAAATTCCTCGCGCACGCGGCGCTCGAGCGCGTCCACAGCCTCATGCATGGTCG
The nucleotide sequence above comes from Methylocystis parvus OBBP. Encoded proteins:
- a CDS encoding DUF3422 family protein, giving the protein MNEASAKAHFVEHESRAAILAELHARPFLPLQAPRRIYHFAFATNHEEAAADRAAVAALARLAGVEAPGADAKFHYFDFGDWRLRWEQHTEFTTYTWSTGADAETPFAHPDPTSRGEIEFRPPGRLIVATHLCVVDRAVSLDELSATFNSQSLCVIGVGKEAGHALTDFAVDAFGFTRMAVRILHAPPLETGRLAQRLLEVETYRSMALLGLPLARAVSPDLTTMEEELSEITHTLCMDEQHNNQELLKRLSDLLAANEALSTRTSFRFGASRAYHKLVKSRLELLQETKEGAFPTVSHFLNARLDPAIETCNAVQARQTRFSTDVARTTNLMRTGITLDMERQNGALLDDMVRRTRLQMRLNRMVQGISVAGLAYYLVGLFAFVAKGLKEAGVLPPNLSADMVEALSVPLALLVSWAFMARVRVLSNRAMKEEQVD
- a CDS encoding exodeoxyribonuclease VII small subunit; amino-acid sequence: MTETDKVGEDAAALPFEKAMAELERIVAELEKGSVSLDDSVRLYARGKALQERCEKLLAEAETRVEKITLGANGAPKGVAPLDVE
- a CDS encoding L,D-transpeptidase family protein, with product MRATNISRLYVARRVGGKPHEARLVAGARVFPCAIGRAGITRDKREGDGATPAGRWRLLRFYLRKPAPLRAPWRLTRGDDIWCDDAGSFLYNRRLRAPSCLSHEDMWRKDRLYDVVGVMDYNLSPRVRGRGSAIFFHIATKTLEPTAGCVALRARDMARLVPRLARGAAIVVG
- a CDS encoding cyclic nucleotide-binding domain-containing protein, translating into MTLDDDIDNLTRIPLFAIFEAAALRNLAFASETRLLRAGDVLFRRGEESDGGYILTMGSVGLATHEDGRPPAHILRPWALIGEMALVAPSTRPVTARAMEPTTVLKIGRAIFHQILEQHPATAARARDFFRERLVDFSRHAASGLASHE
- a CDS encoding alpha-D-glucose phosphate-specific phosphoglucomutase produces the protein MAKEIATTPYTDQRPGTSGLRKKVPVFQQRHYVENFVQSIFDCLEDYQGQTLVVGGDGRYYNREAIQTILKIAAANGFGRAVVGRGGILSTPAVSALIRSIKAFGGIVLSASHNPGGPDGDFGIKYNVANGGPAPEKVTDAIYARTREIASFKIEEAPDVDIDALGAAQIGAMRVEIVDSVENYAALMQTLFDFDRIRDAFRAGFTIKFDAMSAVTGPYASAILEGMLGAAPGSVMHGEPLPDFGGHHPDPNLVHAAHLYDLAMSAKAPDLCAASDGDGDRNLIIGRNRFVTPSDSLAILAANAHLAPGYKNGVAGIARSMPTSAAADRVAEKLGIGIYETPTGWKFFGNLLDAGLVTICGEESAGTGSNHVREKDGLWAVLLWLDVLAARKQSVDAIVREHWATYGRNYYSRHDYEEVEADGANALIKTLRDGLPSLKGKTFGALEVRDADDFAYHDPVDGSDSRNQGVRVMFADGSRIVYRLSGTGTAGATLRVYIERYEADPARQFVETQAALADLVALSREIAGIERFTKRNAPSVIT
- a CDS encoding winged helix-turn-helix domain-containing protein; its protein translation is MTRSLFVSAGPGLLASFAEPFEAFGGCHLRAVDGTAPPGPPWPQAALLDGAYCDAPALARRLRAAGFPGTVILIDAAAPEATASFDRPFRLADLLALIDAPPGAAEGGAPLTEKETAILARLAQAGGATLSKAALLADVWGYGPNVSTRTLETHIHRLRRKIEADPKRPLKLLTEDGGYRLANAAKENFSKPNSP